A single region of the Brachypodium distachyon strain Bd21 chromosome 3, Brachypodium_distachyon_v3.0, whole genome shotgun sequence genome encodes:
- the LOC112271674 gene encoding uncharacterized protein LOC112271674, whose product MAHCDEDCSWFLFASPDSRTDSWVVKSYVGKHTCSREWELTQFIAKYLAAKYLEKFRADDKMSLRNFARIVQADYNMTPSRSKLARARRLAMKQIYGDELKQYNLLWDYSAEIRRSNPGSRMFLNLSDGKFSSMYISLDACKRGFLLGCRPFICIDGCHLKTKFGGQLLTAVGVDPNDCIFPIAMALVEVEDTPTWKWFLQTLKEDLGIENTSQWTLMSDRQKGLINAVNALFPDSTTP is encoded by the exons ATGGCTCATTGTGATGAAGACTGCTCCTGGTTTCTATTTGCCTCACCTGACAGTAGGACAGACAGTTGGGTTGTGAAGTCCTATGTTGGGAAGCACACATGTTCTAGGGAATGGGAACTGACACAGTTTATAGCAAAGTACCTAGCAGCCAAGTACTTGGAAAAATTCAGGGCAGATGATAAGATGTCACTAAGGAATTTTGCTAGAATAGTCCAAGCAGACTACAACATGACCCCATCTAGGAGCAAGCTTGCAAGAGCAAGAAGGCTAGCAATGAAGCAGATCTATGGAGATGAGCTGAAGCAATACAACTTATTGTGGGACTATTCAGCAGAGATTAGGAGATCAAACCCTGGATCAAGGATGTTTCTGAATCTCTCTGATGGCAAGTTCAGCAGTATGTACATATCACTGGATGCATGCAAAAGAGGATTCCTTCTAGGTTGTAGGCCCTTCATCTGCATTGATGGGTGCCAtctgaaaacaaaatttgGTGGGCAATTGTTAACAGCAGTGGGAGTGGACCCAAATGATTGCATTTTCCCCATAGCAATGGCTCTAGTTGAGGTGGAAGATACTCCTACATGGAAATGGTTCCTGCAGACATTGAAAGAAGATCTTGGCATTGAGAATACATCCCAATGGACTCTCATGAGTGATAGGCAGAAGGGATTGATAAATGCTGTGAATGCACTGTTTCCTGACA GTACTACACCATAG
- the LOC100833404 gene encoding cytochrome P450 84A1: MVSMAEWLQDPLSWLFVASVLLLVLQRRRHANKAPFPPGPKPLPIIGNMTMMDQLTHRGLAALAKQYGGLLHLRLGKLHAFAVSTPEYAREVLQAQDGAFSNRPATIAIKYLTYDRADMAFAHYGPFWRQMRKLCVMKLFSRRRAETWVAVREESAALVGAVASAKTGEAVNLGELIFSLTKNVIFRAAFGSAGDGGKQDEFIAILQEFSKLFGAFNIGDFFPWLGWADTQGIDARLRAARSALDGFIDNIIDEHMERGKNPDDADADMVDDMLAFLDEAKPKKAGAGAGDDDLQNSLRLTRDNIKAIIMDVMFGGTETVASAIEWAMAEMMHSPSDLHRLQQELADVVGLDRNANESDLDKLPFLKCVIKETLRLHPPIPLLLHETAEDCVVGGYSVPRGSRVMINVYAIGRDAGAWKDPDVFRPSRFARGIGGEGEESGEAAGLDFKGGCFEFLPFGSGRRSCPGMALGLYALELAVAQLAHGFSWELPDGMKPSELDMGDVFGLTAPRATRLFAVPTPRLTCSLQNADGDARQERGH, from the exons ATGGTGTCCATGGCGGAGTGGCTCCAAGACCCACTGAGCTGGCTGTTCGTCGCCtcggtgctcctcctcgtgctgcagcgccggcgccatgCCAACAAGGCACCGTTCCCGCCCGGCCCGAAGCCGCTGCCGATCATCGGCAACATGACGATGATGGACCAGCTGACCCACCGCGGGCTGGCGGCGCTGGCAAAGCAGTACGGCgggctcctccacctccggctGGGCAAGCTCCACGCCTTCGCCGTGTCGACGCCCGAGTACGCGCGCGAGGTGCTCCAGGCGCAGGACGGCGCCTTCTCCAACCGGCCGGCCACCATCGCCATTAAGTACCTGACCTACGACCGCGCCGACATGGCCTTCGCCCACTACGGGCCCTTCTGGCGCCAGATGCGCAAGCTCTGCGTCATGAAGCTCTTCAGCCGCAGGCGCGCCGAGACCTGGGTCGCCGTGCGCGAAGAGTCCGCGGCgctcgtcggcgccgtggCCTCGGCAAAGACCGGCGAGGCCGTGAACCTGGGGGAGCTCATCTTCAGCCTCACCAAGAACGTCATCTTCCGCGCGGCCTTCGGCAGCGCGGGCGACGGGGGGAAGCAGGACGAGTTCATCGCCATCCTCCAGGAGTTCTCCAAGCTCTTCGGCGCCTTCAACATCGGCGACTTCTTCCCCTGGCTGGGCTGGGCCGACACGCAGGGGATCGACGCCCGCCTCCGCGCGGCCCGGTCCGCGCTCGacggcttcatcgacaacatcATCGACGAGCACATGGAGAGGGGGAAGAACCCCGATGATGCCGACGCCGACATGGTCGACGACATGCTCGCCTTCCTCGACGAGGCCAAGCCCAAgaaggccggcgccggcgccggggacgacgACCTGCAGAACTCGCTCCGCCTCACGCGTGACAACATCAAGGCCATCATCATG GACGTGATGTTCGGCGGGACGGAGACGGTGGCGTCGGCGATCGAGTGGGCGATGGCGGAGATGATGCACAGCCCGTCGGACCTCCACCGGCTCCAGCAGGAGCTCGCCGACGTGGTTGGCCTGGACCGCAACGCCAACGAGTCGGACCTCGACAAGCTGCCCTTCCTAAAGTGCGTCATCAAGGAGACGCTCCGGCTGCACCCGCCGATCCCGCTGCTCCTCCACGAGACCGCCGAGGACTGCGTCGTGGGCGGCTACTCCGTGCCCAGGGGCTCGCGCGTCATGATCAACGTCTACGCCATcggccgcgacgccggcgcATGGAAGGACCCCGACGTGTTCCGGCCTTCGCGGTTCGCGCGCGGCATCGGCGGGGAGGGTGAGGAAAGCGGCGAGGCCGCGGGGCTGGACTTCAAGGGCGGGTGCTTCGAGTTCCTGCCGTTCGGGTCAGGGAGGCGGTCGTGCCCGGGGATGGCGCTGGGGCTCTACGCGCTGGAGCTCGCCGTGGCGCAGCTCGCGCACGGGTTCAGCTGGGAGCTGCCGGACGGGATGAAGCCGTCGGAGCTCGACATGGGCGACGTCTTCGGCCTCaccgcgccgcgcgccaccAGGCTCTTCGCCGTGCCCACGCCAAGGCTCACCTGCTCCCTGCAGAACGCCGACGGTGACGCGCGTCAGGAAAGAGGCCATTAA